A window of the Labrus mixtus chromosome 8, fLabMix1.1, whole genome shotgun sequence genome harbors these coding sequences:
- the ro60 gene encoding 60 kDa SS-A/Ro ribonucleoprotein, protein MEPSGSTKISSSSNHTQNSTGGGGCPWEVTDKARLCRFLCYGSEGDAYTAREEGQVSMEGAGALLSLLQDGRGAEVVEEIKRFCQDGHAVRPGPTFFALALCSQHSELKTRQAAFKAVKEVCRDPAHLFSFIQNKKELKEGMKCGIWGRALRKAVSDWYNEQDAMSLAAAVTKCKQREGWTHQDLLRLSHTKPANEAIALISKYVTKGWKEVQAAYSDKENSEEVVKVLLYLEVVEKVKHSCDETEVINLIEEHNLEREQLLTEHLKSKQVWRSLLKEMPLQSVLRILGKMTSNKVLEPGSSEMQAVCDRIQSETELKKAQIHPFSILLTSENYKRGQGFQGKTKWEPDSSILKAMDSAFYKSFMNVEPLGKRFVVAVDVSTSLSSIVPGTSISTAVAAAAITMIFARTEADTDVLAYSEGAVVPCSISADMTLSQATVELVKIPSGSTDCTLPIAWATENGKAVDVFIILTNNPLWMFTASPVETLKKHRQKSGANSKLVMCGLTSIGHGIADTEDRGLLSICGFDLGALSVIRNLAQDLI, encoded by the exons ATGGAGCCATCGGGAAGTACTAAAATATCTTCATCAAGCAACCACACCCAAAACTCAACAGGTGGTGGTGGCTGTCCATGGGAGGTCACCGACAAGGCCAGACTGTGCCGTTTCCTCTGCTACGGCTCTGAGGGAGATGCATACACAGCCAGAGAGGAGGGGCAGGTCAGCATGGAGGGTGCAGGAGCTCTGCTCTCCCTGCTGCAGGACGGCCGGGGTGCTGAGGTGGTTGAGGAGATAAAAAGGTTCTGCCAGGATGGACATGCTGTCAGACCTGGCCCCACCTTTTTCGCCTTGGCTTTGTGCTCCCAGCACTCGGAGCTGAAGACAAGACAGGCGGCATTCAAAGCTGTAAAGGAAGTTTGTCGGGACCCTGCCCACCTGTTCTCTTTCATCCAGAACAAGAAGGAGTTGAAGGAGGGTATGAAGTGTGGGATTTGGGGACGTGCCCTGAGGAAAGCAGTGTCTGATTGGTACAATGAGCAGGACGCCATGAGTCTGGCTGCGGCTGTGACCAAAtgtaaacagagagaaggatggACGCACCAGGATCTGCTCAGGCTCTCTCACACCAAACCAGCCAATGAAG cAATCGCCTTGATCAGCAAATATGTAACAAAAGGGTGGAAAGAAGTCCAGGCTGCTTACTCGGACAAAGAGAACTCTGAGGAGGTGGTCAAAGTGCTTCTGTATCTGGAGGTAGTGGAGAAGGTCAAGCACAGTTGTGATGAAACAGAGGTCATCAATTTAATAGAGGAACATAACCTGGAGAGGGAACAGTTGCTGACAGAACACCTGAAGTCCAAACAG GTATGGAGGTCTTTGTTGAAGGAAATGCCTCTCCAGTCAGTGCTAAGGATCTTGGGTAAGATGACGTCGAACAAAGTGCTTGAACCTGGAAGTTCAGAAATGCAAGCTGTGTGCGACAGAATCCAGAGTGAGACGGAACTAAAGAAG GCACAGATCCATCCTTTCAGCATCCTTTTGACTTCCGAAAACTACAAAAGAGGCCAAGGCTTTCAGGGTAAGACAAAGTGGGAACCAGACAGCAGCATCCTCAAAGCAATGGACTCTGCTTTTTACAAGAGTTTCATG AATGTGGAGCCTCTGGGTAAACGCTTCGTAGTGGCAGTAGACGTGAGCACATCACTGAGCAGCATTGTCCCCGGGACGTCGATCAGTACTGCTGTCGCCGCTGCAGCTATTACTATG ATATTTGCAAGGACAGAGGCAGACACAGATGTGCTGGCTTACTCTGAAGGAGCTGTGGTTCCATGCTCCATCTCTGCTGACATGACTCTCTCACAGGCAACAGTCGAGCTGGTTAAG ATCCCGAGCGGGAGCACAGACTGCACCCTTCCCATCGCATGGGCCACAGAGAACGGGAAAGCAGTAGATGTTTTCATCATTCTGACAAACAACCCATTGTGGATGTTTACTGCCAGCCCCGTGGAGACTCTAAAGAAACATCGACAA AAATCAGGAGCTAATTCCAAGTTGGTGATGTGTGGACTTACTTCAATTGGACATGGTATCGCTGACACAGAAGACAGGGGTTTGCTGAGCATCTGTGGCTTTGACCTTGGAGCTCTGAGCGTCATTCGTAACCTAGCCCAAGATCTGATCTGA
- the LOC132978858 gene encoding regulator of G-protein signaling 21-like, whose protein sequence is MPSLVTSLQFNMDTASKMRGNDRCILRSRLHRSSSQAVTTEGLCFEEMSQWSHSLDRLLSSKYGVTIFQAFLKTEFSDENIEFWMVCEDYKKTKSSFRMCSRAKKIFKRYIQAEAVREINIDHKTRDLIRRNIKEPTTACFDDAQRIVYGLMERDSYPRFLKSDIYQAFLDSTSESSRM, encoded by the exons ATGCCAAGCCTTGTCACATCACTGCAGTTCAACATGGACACCGCTAGCAAAATGAGAGGAAATGACAG GTGTATCTTGAGGTCTCGGCTGCATCGTAGTTCATCTCAGGCAGTTACCACTGAGGG GCTTTGTTTTGAGGAAATGTCCCAGTGGTCACACTCACTAGATAGACTCCTGTCATCTAAAT ATGGCGTAACAATATTCCAGGCCTTCTTGAAGACAGAGTTCAGTGATGAAAACATTGAGTTCTGGATGGTGTGTGAAGACTATAAGAAGACCAAGTCATCCTTCAGGATGTGCTCCAGGGCCAAAAAGATCTTCAAACGCTACATTCAAGCGGAGGCTGTGAGAGAG ATCAACATTGATCACAAGACCAGAGACCTGATCAGGCGAAACATTAAGGAGCCCACCACAGCTTGTTTCGATGACGCCCAGAGGATTGTCTACGGGCTGATGGAGAGAGACTCTTACCCACGTTTCCTAAAGTCTGACATCTATCAGGCATTTCTTGACTCCACATCAGAATCATCGAGGATGTGA